DNA from Cutibacterium acnes:
TGAGGCTGAGTACGTCGTCGCCGGCGATAACTCCTGCCTCATGAATATCGGTGGTGTGCTGTCGCGCCAGAACTCGGGCGTTAAGCCGATTCACATCGCCGAAATCCTCGCCAACACTGAGGAGGACTGACCCATGAGTACCGAACTGCGTCGCGTCACGTACGGAAACCACGGCGTCGCCCGGTTGACCCCAGCCCCCGACAAGCCCGGCACGTACATGGGCATGCCGAAGTTTTCGAAGGCCGTCAAGGGCGAGTTGAACTTGTCGGTGCAGCGCAAGAACATGCGTAATGCCACCATGACGATTCGCAACAAGCGCGCCATGCGTGTCTCCGAATCCCCGGATTGGCAGGATCTGCGTGATGCTGCCGAGTCCATCAAGAATCGCGTCGGCCGCCACCTCGACCATTACCTCGTCGAGGCGGAGAAGAACCTGACTGCGAATGGCGTTCACGTCCACTGGGCCCGGGACGGCGAGGAGGCCAACCGCATCGTCGCCCAGATCGCCAAGGATAAGGGGGTTGACGAGGTCGTCAAGATCAAGTCGATCACCAGTCAGGAAACTGACCTCAACGAGTACCTCGAAGAGCAAGGCATCGCGGCGTGGGAGACGGACCTAGCCGAACTCATCGTGCAGCTGGGCCACGACCGTCCGTCCCACATTGTCGTGCCGGCTATCCACCGTAACCGTGCTGAGGTCCGCGAGATCTTCCTACATGAGATGAAGAATTATGGCCGTCCGGCCCCCGAGGACATCTCGGAGAACCCGCCGGAGCTAACCAACGCGGCTCGTCTGCACTTGCGCGAGAAGTTCCTGCGCGCCGAAATGGCCGTCTCGGGTGGCAATTTCGTGCTCGCCGATACTGGGTCCTTAGTGATCGTTGAGTCTGAGGGCAATGGCCGTATGTGCCTGACTCTGCCGGACACCCTGGTGTCGATTGTCGGCATCGAGAAGGTGCTGCCGAGTTTCGACGACCTTGAGGTTTTCCTCAAGCTGTTGCCGCGTTCGGCCACCGGGGAACGGATGAACCCGTACAACTCGGTGTGGAGTGGTGTGACCGACGGTGACGGGCCGCAGGAACAGCACGTCATTTTCCTTGATAACGGTCGTACCGACGTGCTTGCCGACACCCTTGGCCGCGAGGTGTTGCGGTGCATTCGGTGCGCTTCGTGTATCAACATCTGCCCGGTTTACGAGCGGGCGGGCGGTCACGCTTACGGCTCGGTGTACCCGGGGCCGATCGGTGCTGTGCTCAATCCGCAGTTGCGGGGCGTGGAGCATCCCGTCGATCGTGGTCTGCCGTATGCGTGTTCGCTGTGCGGTGCGTGTAATGAGGTATGCCCGGTGAAGATCCCCTTCACCGATATCCTCCTCAAGCTGCGTAATAAGGTGGTCAAGTCCGAGAAAGCCGACCGTATACCGCAGGACTACGAGGTGGCCGGCGAGATGGGTCTCATGAAGACGGCCTCGTGGGCGTTCAGTGATCACAAACATTTCGAGGCGATCCAGGTTGGCTCGCGTGGCGTGGGACGTGTCCTGCGCGGCAAGAAGATGGGGCCGGTTCCGGTGCCGGTGGCCGAGCGGTGGCTTAAATATCGCGACGTTGACGCACCCCCGGCTGACACTTTCCGCACCTGGTGGAAGAAGAACAGGGAGGCTCAGCGATGACCACAATTAGCACTGATCCGGTGGCGCGTACCGAGATCCTCGCCCGGATTCGTCCCGCCAGCACTGACATCACCAATTCTGACCCGGTCGCAGATGTGCCGATCGAGTGGGAGTACGGCACTGGCATCGACATGGACGACGTGGTTGGCACCTTTGTCGAAAAGGTCATCGACTACAAGGCGACCGTCGTGCGGGTCAAGGGGGCTGACGTTCCCCAGGCCGTCGTTGAGGGGCTGAGGTCTACCGGTGCTGAGCACAGCGCCGTCGTTCCGGTCGGTTTGGACAAGTCCTGGGTGGGGGCGATCAAGACTGCCGGGTTTGACGCCCGCCTCGATGATCCGCAGCTATCGAAGAAGGAGCTCAATGACACCGATGCTGTCGTCACCGGCGCTGCGTGTGGTATCGCTGACACGGGCAGCATCGTGTTGACCCACGTGGAGGACCAGGGGCGTAGGGCTATCACCCTTGTCCCGGATCGCCACGTCTGCGTCGTCAAGGCTAGCCAGGTGGTTTCCGACGTCCCGGAGGCCATCCAGATCGTCAAACCGGCGGTGCATGAGGGACACCCGTTGACCTTCATTTCCGGTGGTTCGGCCACCTCTGACATTGAGTTGTCCCGGGTTGACGGAGTGCATGGGCCTCGTCGGCTTTATGTCATCGTCGTCGACGACCGGTGAAACACGACCAGAACTAGTGCCCCGGTTGAGGGACCGGGGCACTGCTGTGCCTGAGGGTGTAAGGAAGATGCGCCGTTCAATGCAGCCGGGTCTGTTTGGCTGCTTTCGTGACGGTTCCAGTACGATCAGCGACGATGATCATTGACGATGTGACGTTTTCCTACCGGCGTCACCACGAGGTCCTGCACGGTGTGACCGTCGAGCTTGCTCCCGGCAGGACAGTCTTGCTGGGCCCTAACGGGGCAGGTAAGTCCACTCTGTTCTCTCTGTGCTCGGGATCCAGGGCGCCCACCTCGGGGAGGATCGGTCTGGCCGGGATGGCTGAGGCGTCGTCGCGGACGTTGCGCCGGCGAGTAGGGCTGATGAGGCAGAACGTTCTCCCCATGCCAGGGTTCACCGTGCGTGAGCAAATCATCTATTGCGGGTGGCTCATGGGAATGAGTACTCGTGAGGCCACCGTGCGGGCAGATGATGTCATTGCAGCGGTCAATCTGACCGAAAAAGCCGACGATCGCACATCCAGACTCTCGGGCGGGCAACTGCGTAGGGTTGGCCTGGCCCAGGTACTCGTCGGGGAGCCGGAAGTGCTACTGCTCGACGAGCCCATGGCCGGGCTGGATCCTGCACAAAGGGTGCGTTTTCGCGCTGTCCTCGAGCATGTTCCTGATGATCGCGTCACCGTGGTGTCCACTCACCAGGTTGACGACCTCACTGACAGCTATGACAGGGTGATTGTACTGTCATGTGGCCGGGTCGTCTTCGACGGAACCCCTAAGGAGTTCGTGGATCTGGCGCCAGAGTGTTCGCAGCGTCGTGCTGAAATGGCCTACCTCGGTCTGGTGGCCGACGAATGAGGCTCACAACGCGGCTGCGAACTGCGCCCGGTGTCTGGTTGGCGCCCCTGATGGTCGTGGCCTTCATCATGGTTGTCAATGACACCGCCGGTGAGCCGTATTGGTTAGCTCAGGTGGCCGGGGACGCGGGGAGAACCATGGTCGTCAACGCGTTGTGTGCCTTGGCTGGAGCCCTGGAAGGTCATCGACTCAGAACCGTTGCTCTGAGGTCGAACCGAGTCAGGTCATGGTGGCGTGTCCTGCTCGGCCCGATAGTGACCTCGGCCGCAATGACCACTGTGCTCTCCGTCGTCTTCATGGCCAGACACGGATTCGCCCCGCACACGCTGGGGTGGTCCATCCTCGGTGTGACCGTGCTGTCGACTTGGGCATGGACCGTGGCCGGTATCGCGCTGGGATTGTGGTTGCACGTGGCCGTGGCGGCTCCCATCGCCCTGGCAACACCCTTGGTGTGGGTGACTTTCCCGCCTGGGATGTCGATCTACTGGCTCCGGCATCTCACGGGTTCCTGGATTGGGTGTTGTACGATCACCCAGACACTGAATCCCCTCGTCATCACGGGAACGCTGCGTGTTGAGCTCGGTCTGCTGGTGGCGGCCGTCGTTGTAGTGTCGGCGCGAGCAGCCCAGCATGGGCGCAGATTGTTGCTGAGCCTGGGCGGGTGCGTCCTTGTGATCGGATTCATCGCCGGTGCCGTCCAGGTTAGACATCTCGATGCATTCCCGACTATTGATCGGGAGCTGTCCGTCACATGTCGCACGGTGGAAGGTGCGGATGTGCAGTTGTGCCTGTTGCCCGAGCATGAGGCGGAGAGGTCTTTGATGGCTTCGTCGATCAAGCGGGTGTTCCCGATCTGGAAACGTGCCGGGATCGGTCTGCCGAGTATTTACTCCGAGCAGGCCCTGCCGGGGCACAAGGATGCTGTCGAGATCAGTGTGTCCCCTGACATGCCGGATGCGGCTTTCGCTATTGCGCGTCTCGCTACAGCCACCGGACACTGTTTCTGCCCGCCGGCGAGCACAAGTCCCACCGAGGTTATCCAGTATGAGGGACGGATCGACGCGTGGCTACGGGAGGTGGCGCGCGCAAGCGGCATGGAGGTTGTCGGTGCAGGGGTGGATGCCGAGGACGTCACATGGGCCGAACGGCTGCGCACCAAGGATCCCACCACTCAGGCGGTTGTTGTGACGAGGATGCAGAAATACCTCAGGGACTGCTACCGATGAGGTACTGGATGCGCAGCAGGCTGGCGTGGTTACAGTTGGCCCTCGCGTGCGTCTTTGCTGCCGTGTGCGCTCGGACTGATCCCGACGAAGTGGCAGTGCCAGCTATCTTCGGGAGCTTCGGGGCCGTGGTTGTCTTCAGTAATCTGTTCGGTCTAGTCTTGACCATCCTCTACGCCGTCGGTTTGTCACGGGCAGATCTGAGTGTCGAGGATCGATCACCCCGACAGACGGGAATCCTCGACGCTGCCCTTGGGCTGGCCCTGTCCGGGATTATGGTGCTGGGACTGTTCGGTGGGCCAGCGAACGCCCAGGTCATTCGCGACGTTCCGATACTCCTCGCCATGACGATGATCGCGGCGCGATGGATGCCTCGAAACGTGTCGGCCCTGCCCGCAATTGCCTATTTCTTCGTGGGTCTCTTGGCCGGTCGTCAGCGTAACGAGCGGGAGGGCTGGTGGAACTGGCCGGTCGCCGACGCTGCCGGGCCGGTCAGCGTGGGATGGATTATTGCGACCACCGTCTGTGGTGTGCTGGCGTTGAGCCTTCCGGTTCGGACGGTTCGCCGACGCTGCGAGGCCGATCTGGGCTGAGGGGAAGCAGAGCCTTTATCGACATCACCCAACGTGCCAGACTCGGTCGCATCGTGCCATGACGAGGGGGTCGTGGGTGATGACCACTTTCGCGGTCCCACTGGTGGTCGCCCACAGGTCGCTCATGAGAGCCTCGGAGGTCTCGACGTCTAGGTGCTCGCTGGGCTCGTCGAGGATGAGCAGATCGTGAGTTGCAGGATCGGCTGGAGTGCCATGGTTGACGAGCACCCGCGCCAAGGCCAGGCGTTGGGCCTCACCGCCTGACAGGGAGCTGCCGTCCTCGGTGACCACTCGTCGCGGCGGAATTGCTAGGCCAGCGCGAGACAGCGCTGTGAGAACCTCGTCCTCGGTGGCCTCTTTGCAGCCGATGCGTACATTTTCGCTGATTGACGTTGCGAACACATGGGCATTCTGGGCCAAGTAACGCACCCGCCCTGTCGTCGTCACTGTCCCGGTCAACGGTGGGATGAGCCCCATGATGGTCGCCGCGAGGGTCGTCTTTCCAATTCCTGACCTGCCGACGATGGCCACTGATTCCCCAGCCACCACGTGCAAGTTGACGTTTGAGAGCACGGGCTGGTTTCCCGGCCAACCAACCGTAAGCCCCTCGATCACCAAGGAGGGTTTTTCCTCGGAAGCAGCCGCGGTGGGGGAGTCGCCCACCCCGACCTGAGGCGCGTCGAGCACCTCGACTACCCGCTGCAGGGCCGCCTTGGCACGGGTATGAGTCTGGGCGGCCCCCGTGAACGCTCCGAACACCTCGTGGAGGGCCAGTGGGGTCAGCACCAGCACAGCCAGGATTCGCCCACCGATACGCCCGTCGGCAACCGCATTGCCACCGATCCATAGGGCCGAGACGACTGCTAACCCGGCCGCCAGGATCTGACCTGCGGTGCCGAGACCTCGTCCCCATGCCGCTCGTTGCTCGGCGGTGCGCAACCGGGAATCGACCTCCAACACATCGGCCAGGATCGCGTCCTGGGCTCCGTAAGCCACCAGATCAGGGGCGCAATGGGCCAACTCGCGAGTGCGGTCGGCCAACTGACCACGCAGCGGCACCAAGGAGGAGTCGGCAGCCCGGGACAGGCGTTGAGTGATCGCCGGCATGACGACGGCCGCCAGTAGGGCCGACAGTAGTAGGACCGCAGCCGAAGTCAATGAGAACCGGGCTAGCAGGACCGTCGTGCCAATGATGACGAGGCTTGACGCGCACGCCGGAACGATCACCCGCACGACCATGTCCAACACCGCGTCGACGTCGGCAGTAACCCGTACCAGCAGGTCACCCCGGCGACGTCCCAGCAGGGTGGTACGTGACAGCCGGTCGTAGACCCGCATCCGCAATGCCCCCTGCATCCGCAGAGCCAGGTCGTGGCCTACCAGACGTTCGGCGTAGCGGAAGACACCGCGGGAGATGCCGAAGAATCGCACCCCGACGGCTGCGGCCTCCAGGTAGAGCACCGGTGGCATCTCTGCGGCCCGAGACAGCAACCACGCTGACACACCCATGAGGGCCACGGACGCTCCGGATGCACATGCGGCGAGCAGGGTCGACAGGACGAGTAGCCAGCGACCTCGCGGGACATCCCGCAACAGAGTCTTGAGCAACTGGGTGGTTCGCGCGTTCATGCCAGCACCTCCAGGTCGACGACCACGTCGGCTGCCGCGATGATGTTGCGACGATGGGACACGACGAGCACCGATGCTCCCGAGGCACGTACCGCCTCCAACACGGTCGCCTCGGTGTCGGCGTCAAGACCTGCCGTCGGCTCGTCAAGGACCAGCAGACCGGCCTCGGCCTGCTCCACCCGCACCAGAGCGCGGGCCAAGGCCACACGACGACGTTCCCCGGCGGACAGACCTTCGGCGTCGTCGTCGATACGCTTATTCAACGGGATTGCCGCGGCTCCGCAGCGATCCAGGGCGTCGCGCAACATGGCCTCGGGCGCATCCGAGCACCCTAAACGGATGTTCTCGGCCACCGTACCGGCCATCATCGCTGGCACCTGGGGCACGTAGGCCAGCTGACGTCGCCACGACTGCCATACCGATTCGTCGGCCCCTATGAGTTCGCGATCGCCGACGAGGATAGACCCGGAATCGGGGTCGATGAATCCGAGCAGACACGACAGGGCGGTCGTCTTGCCACCACCGGAGTGCCCGACGAGGGCGACGACACTCCCGGGCTCGATGCGCAGAGACAACCCGTCAGGGGCGGCACGATCCGTCCCTTCATACGTGTGCGTCAACCCGCTGATGACCACCGGGACCTCGCGAGGTGAGGCGATCTCGACGTCGCTCTTGGGTGCCGTCGGCCGCCCGGACTCAATAAGCCCGAAGGACACCTCTGCGGCGGCCATTCCGTCAGCGGCATCGTGGAAGAGCACCCCCACCTGCCGCACCGGCAGGAAAACTTCAGGGGCGAGGATGAGGATGAACAGGGAGGTGCGCAGGTCCATTCCGCCGGCGGCAACTCGGAAACCGACGGTAACGGCCACCAGGGCCACCGAGAGGGTCGCCAGCAGCTCAAGTATGAAAGAGGACAGGAAACTGATGCGCAGGGTGCGCATTGTTTCGGAGCGGTTGGCCGCCTCGGTGCGGCGCAGCCCCTCGAGTTGGGCGCGGGCTCGCCCGAAGACCTGCAGGGTCGGCAGCCCAGCGACCAGATCAGCGAAGTGGTTGGCCAGTCGGGTGGCTACCTTGAACCGTTTTGCTACGGCCGCCTCGGTCCGCCAGCCAATGAGGGCCATGAAAACGGGGATGAGCGGGATCGTCACGACGACGATGACGAGGCTGGTGAGGTCGTTTAGGCCGATAGCGGTGGCTAGCACTGCTGGCACGATGACGGCCAGCACAAGCTGGGGAAGGTATTTCGAGTAGTAGCCGTCGAGGGCGTCCAGACCTGTTGTCATCAGGCTGATGAGGGTTCCCGACGGCATTGTTGCGTCAGTGGGACGCGACAACCTGGCTTGCAGGATGTCGCGCCGCAATTGCGACTTGACTGACGCTGAAGCTTGATGAGCCAGGGATTCTTGCAGCCAGGCGAGGCAAGCTCGACCACAGAACACCGCCGCAAGCAGCCCGCACCACATCGCCACGCCGTCGAGATGATGGGCGGCGAAGACCGACGAGACACCACGGGACAGCAACCAGGCCTGTGCGAGGATGAGCAAAGCCGTAGCCACGCCCACCACGCACAGACCTGCGAGAAAGGGAAGAGTGGCCCGCGCCCGGCGAACCAGGCGCGGATCCAGCGGAGCTGCCACGGATTAGGCAGCCACCGCGGTGTCCGGGATGGCCTCCCGAGTGAGGCGCTTGCGGAACACCCAGTAACTCCAGACCTGGTAGGCGAGCACAATCGGCACGAAGACGCAGGCGCTGATCGTCATGATCTTCAGTGTCCGGCCGGTTGCGGAGGCAATCCACATGTCGAATGCGATACCCGACGGGCGGTACCCGAGGTTGCCGTACATGGCGAACATGCAGGCAACGATCATGAGGGCGATACCCAGAGCGGTGCACAGGAAAGCCAGCCCCTCGCGGCCCTTGGCGACGACCGCCGAACCAGCGGCCAGCAGCACGACGACGAGCAGGCAGATGATCCAGGTGAGCACCTGACGTCCGTCTCGGGTGACGTACATGATGTTGAACATCAAGGCCCACACCAGGGCAACGACGGTGGCGATCCAGCCCAGCTTGGCCGAGGTCTTGCGAGCGCGGTCGTGCATGTCACCCATCGTTTTGAGCGCGACGAAGTTAGCTCCGTGAGCGCAGAAGAGCACCACGAACAGAATGCCGCCGATGAGGGCGAACGGAGTGAACAAGCCCCAGAAGGAGGTCGTCACTAACGGCGCAGTGCCGCCGTCTGGGGTCGAGTGCGGGCCGACGGCCAGGCCGCGGACGAAGTTCGCGAAGCCGACGCCGAGCACCAAGGTGGGCAGGAAGGAACCAATAGTGGCCATCCAGTCGAAAGCGTTGCGCCACGAGGAGGACGGGTTCTTCGAACGATATTCGAAGGCAACGCCACGGACGATGAGACCGAGCAACACCAGTAGTAGTGGCAGGTACAGACCGGAGAACATCGTCGCGTACCAGCCGGGGAAGGCGGCGAAGGTAGCGCCACCGGCGGTCAGCAACCACACCTCGTTGCCGTCCCAGGTCGGTCCGATGGTGTTGACCATGAGACGACGATCCTTGTCGTCACGTCCCAGGAAGGGCAGCAGCATGGCGACGCCGAAGTCGAATCCTTCGAGGAAGAAGAATCCGACCCACAGAACGGTGATGAGGACGAACCAGACGATCGTCAGGGGCGAGTGGGCAGTAGTTTCAAGAACGGGAAGCATGTCGTTACCTCCTCAGTATGCGAAGGACAACGGAGTGTCCTCGCCCTCGGTAACAGGTTGATCACGGGTGGAGAGCTCAGGCAGCCCCTCCTTGAGGGCCTTCCAGAACAGCCCCACCTCGACGACCGCCAGAATTCCGTAGACGACGGTGTAGGCGATGGTCGAGAAAAGCACGCTGCCGGCCGAAACGTTGGGTGAGACGGCTGCCGTAGTTGGCAGCACACCCGCGACGATCCAAGGCTGGCGTCCCATCTCCGTGAATATCCAACCGAAGGAAATGGCGAACAGTGGCAGCAGGGGTAGGGCGATCATGAAGAGGGTCAGCCACCCGTGCGGCTTCGGGTTGCGGCCTCCGCGCATTGCGATGAGCATGACGAGGCCGATAAGGCCACCGATCATGCCGAGGGTGATCATGATGCGGAAGGTCCAGTAGGACAACGGGACGTTCGGCTCGAGTTTGATGCCGTTGGCGTCGATCTTCTGACGCAGCACATTCTGGTAAGAGGCCTGCAGGGGGGTCTGCGAGCCGTCCTTGCGATGGTAGGTGTACTCGTGGACCTGATAGCTCTTGAGCTCGTTGATGCCCTTGACCTGCGAGCCCCACTTGCCGTTACCGAGGAAGCCGAGCATGCCGGGTATCTTGAGAGCCCACACCTCCTCCGAGCCGTCCTTGTTGCCGATGGTCAGCACTGAGAAGTCCGAGGTGTTCTGGTAAGCCGCCTCGGCAGCAGCCATCTTCATGGGCTGTGCGTCGGTCATGACCTTGCCCTGGTAGTCGCCACTCAGCACAACGCCGACGCAAGCGACAATGAGCACCCATGCGCCGAACTTCGAGGCCCAGCGCCACGTGCGGACGCTCTCGACCTCTTCGGCGTCGGAGATCTGGGAGGTGGTGCGTCCCCTGGCGACTTTGGCCAAGTGCCAGAAGGCGATGGCGGCGATAAGGGCGCCAGCCACCGTGTAGGAAGATGAGATCTGGTGAACGAAAGTCGCCTTGAATACCGGATTGCTTAGCACGGCCCCGAAATCGGTCAGCTCGGCCCGGTGGGTGACTGGGTTGTAGCTGGCTCCGACAGGATTCTGCATCCAGGAGTTTGCCGCGAGGATGAATACTGCGGAGATCATGGTGCCAATGGCGGTCAGGTAGATGCACGCCAGGTGGACTCCCTTGGGGAGTTTCTCCCAGCCGAACACCCACAAGCCAACGAAGGTGGACTCCATGAAGAAGGCCACCAAGGCCTCAAGGGCCAGCGGAGCACCGAAGATGTCGCCAACGAATCGCGAGTATTCCGACCAGTTCATGCCGAACTGGAACTCCTGCACGATTCCGGTGACGACGCCGAGGGCGAAGTTGATGAGGAAGAGCTTGCCGTAGAACTTGGTCAGACGAAGATAACGGTCGTTGCGGGTCTTAAGCCACACTGTCTGCATCACCGCCACGAGCATCGATAGCGCGATCGTGATCGGGACGAAGAAGAAGTGGTAGACCGTCGTGATCCCGAATTGCCATCGGGCGATCAGTTGGGCATCCATGGCGGGTACCTTACTATCCGAGGTCACCGGTTTGGCCCGACTGAGTGGTGTTGCGCAAAAACAGACCAAAAGGCCAGGTGCGTGCCATGTTGCTGGTGACGTTCGCGCTGCATCCGCATGACCGCCGAGACCAGTTAATCGCACGTCCGTTCGCGCCTGTGAACCTCCGTTGACGTTTGGTTTAAAGACTCAGTGGAGATACCCGACCGGCGTAGCGGAGCCCCACGCCAGTAGCCGATGAGCGCCATGACGATGATGAAAGCCAGGGTGCCGAGTGTCAGCGCCTCGAAGGAGGCATACGAGACCCCCTGGGCTTTGGAGAAGTCGTGAGGCATTCCCACCAGGGCCTCCAGGGTGCCTGGGAAGATGCTTACCCATGACCCAAAGGCGACAAATGTCGTCGTCACTACGCACATGAGGATGAAAAACCAGTTCGGGCCGGCCCGGAAGGGCCGTTCGACGTCGGGCTCGCTAAGCCGCAGTTTGGCTGCGGCCGGGATGATGAGCAGGTAGCTGAACAGGTAGGTCGTTACTGCCACTCCGAGGACGACGTTAAACAGGTCAGCGCTAGAACCCGTCAACTCCATGGCGGCGAGCATGAAAAGAGTGGAGACGATCCCCGATAGCAGGTTGACGTGCACCGGCGTGCCCAGCCGGGGGTGGAACTTCCCGAAGAACCCACCGAAGAAGGAACCATCAGCAGCGGCCATGGCCTGCATTCGGTCGGACATGATCATCCACGCCGCGCCCTGACCGATATTCGCCAAAGTGAACATAACGAGGGCTAGCACCATCATCGGTTCGGCAGCCGGTCCATATACCGAGAAGACGGTGTTGACGGCTTTAAGTAGTCCCGAGACTCCGTCGATGTCGGAGGGAGGTAGGACGAGCAGAATCGTTGCCACTGGAAGGAGGTAAAAAATTCCAGCCATAGTGGCCGAACGGAGCACCGAGACCGAGACGTCGTGCTGGGCGTTGCGCATCTCCCCCGACGCGCTCGATCCACCCTCAAAACCAAGGAAGGCGAAGAGCAGCAAAGGCGTCAGGGTGATGAATCCGCGCAGGGTGGGAGAGAAGCTACCAAGACTGAGGGGCTGGACGCCGTGTTGGGTCGCATACACGGCGGCGGTGACTAAGAACAAGCACAGGAAGGAGATTTTGAAAAAGGCGCCGGCAGTAGGAATCCATTTGGCTTTAGCTAGGGACAAGATAGCGGCGAACACCGTCAGCCAGATGAAGGCCAGCTTAAACAGGTAGTCACCAGCCGATCCTGCGGAAAAGTGAACGAGGTGGTTGCGGGCGGCCTCCGCGTTGAGGAAAGCCATCGAGCCGCCCACCCATACTGGCTGGGTGATCCAGGTGAAGACACTGGTGACGGCGGCAGCTGGCCGCCCAAAGGCACGTCGGGTCCATAGGTACACCCCTCCCTCGCCGACGAAGGCCGAGCCGGTCTCGGCGAAGATGAGGGAATAGGGGATGAGGAAGACGATGATGAGGAATACCAGCCAGGTGAAGGTTTCGGGGCCTTCGGCTGAGACCGATCCCAGCATCTCCAGCCCGACCACCGCAGAAACGATGAGGAAGACGATGTCGAATCGGTTGAGGGTACGTTGCAGGACCTTCGTCTGGTCCTTCGCCATGTCAGTGTCGTTGTGGGCAGTCAGCTGGGAGTTTTTGACCTCGGCCATGGGTCTCTTTCGTCGATGAGAACGACCGGCTGGGGGCTGGCCGGACGCTGTGCCCCGGCGGGCACCCCATCAACTTTAGAGCCTGTTGCTAAGAATGTGGGTGCGGTGTCTCATTCGTGACTCGCCGCGGCGAACTGCGCTTGGTACAACTCGTAGTAGTGACCCTGGTGCTCGAGCAACTCACTATGGCCTCCCTGCTCGACGATGTCGCCGTGTTCCATGACGAGGATGAGGTCAGCGTCCCGGATAGTGGAGAGGCGATGGGCGATGACGAAGCTAGTACGCTCCTTGCGCAAGTTTGCCATCGCCTCTTGAACGAGCATCTCGGTGCGGGTGTCCACCGAACTAGTGGCTTCGTCAAGGATGAGTAGGTCCGGGGCCGCTAGGAAGGCTCTAGCGATGGTGATGAGCTGCTTTTGACCCACCGAAACATTGGATCCATCATCATCGATGATGGTGTCATAACCGTCGGGCAGGGTGTGGACGAAGTGGTCGACGTGGGCGGCCCGTGCGGCGTTAAGGATATCTTCTTCGGATGCTTCAGGGCAGCCGTAGGCGATGTTGTCGTGGATGGTTCCGCTGAATAGCCAAGTGTCCTGTAGGACCATGCCGAGCCGGGAGCGCAGTTCGGCGCGAGGGACTGCGGAAATATCAACGCCGTCAAGGGTGATGGTTCCGTCATCAATCTCGTAGAACCTCATGAGCAGATTCACCAGCGTCGTCTTGCCGGCTCCGGTGGGTCCGACGACCGCAATCGTCTGTCCTGGTTCTGCGACCAGGGATAGGTCGGTGATGAGAGGTTTGTCCGGGTTGTAGGAGAAGCGAACGTGGTCGAAGACGACTCGTCCCTTCGTGGCTGGGAGGCTTCCGTGAGCATCCGTGGATAATTCGTCGGCGTCGAGAACTTGGAACACCCGTTCCGCGGAAGCCACCCCGGACTGCAGCAGATTTGCCATGGAGGCAATCTGGGTTATCGGCTGGGTGAACATTCGGGAGTATTGGATGAAGGCCTGCACGTTGCCTAGCGGCATCTGGCCCTTCGCCACCCGCAGGCATCCGATGAGGACGATGATG
Protein-coding regions in this window:
- a CDS encoding cytochrome ubiquinol oxidase subunit I, producing the protein MDAQLIARWQFGITTVYHFFFVPITIALSMLVAVMQTVWLKTRNDRYLRLTKFYGKLFLINFALGVVTGIVQEFQFGMNWSEYSRFVGDIFGAPLALEALVAFFMESTFVGLWVFGWEKLPKGVHLACIYLTAIGTMISAVFILAANSWMQNPVGASYNPVTHRAELTDFGAVLSNPVFKATFVHQISSSYTVAGALIAAIAFWHLAKVARGRTTSQISDAEEVESVRTWRWASKFGAWVLIVACVGVVLSGDYQGKVMTDAQPMKMAAAEAAYQNTSDFSVLTIGNKDGSEEVWALKIPGMLGFLGNGKWGSQVKGINELKSYQVHEYTYHRKDGSQTPLQASYQNVLRQKIDANGIKLEPNVPLSYWTFRIMITLGMIGGLIGLVMLIAMRGGRNPKPHGWLTLFMIALPLLPLFAISFGWIFTEMGRQPWIVAGVLPTTAAVSPNVSAGSVLFSTIAYTVVYGILAVVEVGLFWKALKEGLPELSTRDQPVTEGEDTPLSFAY
- the cydB gene encoding cytochrome d ubiquinol oxidase subunit II; amino-acid sequence: MLPVLETTAHSPLTIVWFVLITVLWVGFFFLEGFDFGVAMLLPFLGRDDKDRRLMVNTIGPTWDGNEVWLLTAGGATFAAFPGWYATMFSGLYLPLLLVLLGLIVRGVAFEYRSKNPSSSWRNAFDWMATIGSFLPTLVLGVGFANFVRGLAVGPHSTPDGGTAPLVTTSFWGLFTPFALIGGILFVVLFCAHGANFVALKTMGDMHDRARKTSAKLGWIATVVALVWALMFNIMYVTRDGRQVLTWIICLLVVVLLAAGSAVVAKGREGLAFLCTALGIALMIVACMFAMYGNLGYRPSGIAFDMWIASATGRTLKIMTISACVFVPIVLAYQVWSYWVFRKRLTREAIPDTAVAA
- a CDS encoding APC family permease — protein: MAEVKNSQLTAHNDTDMAKDQTKVLQRTLNRFDIVFLIVSAVVGLEMLGSVSAEGPETFTWLVFLIIVFLIPYSLIFAETGSAFVGEGGVYLWTRRAFGRPAAAVTSVFTWITQPVWVGGSMAFLNAEAARNHLVHFSAGSAGDYLFKLAFIWLTVFAAILSLAKAKWIPTAGAFFKISFLCLFLVTAAVYATQHGVQPLSLGSFSPTLRGFITLTPLLLFAFLGFEGGSSASGEMRNAQHDVSVSVLRSATMAGIFYLLPVATILLVLPPSDIDGVSGLLKAVNTVFSVYGPAAEPMMVLALVMFTLANIGQGAAWMIMSDRMQAMAAADGSFFGGFFGKFHPRLGTPVHVNLLSGIVSTLFMLAAMELTGSSADLFNVVLGVAVTTYLFSYLLIIPAAAKLRLSEPDVERPFRAGPNWFFILMCVVTTTFVAFGSWVSIFPGTLEALVGMPHDFSKAQGVSYASFEALTLGTLAFIIVMALIGYWRGAPLRRSGISTESLNQTSTEVHRRERTCD
- a CDS encoding ABC transporter ATP-binding protein — its product is MATISVAFNVIGPKILGRATDVIFGGIVGKQIGKHIPAARGMTAETFINTLGQASHGGDRGKIITLLQQYPHVVIGSGIDFHRLGVIISWALGLYACAALLMFLQGFLLNTAIQRSMYDLRRQVSAKLDKLPLSYFDGQPHGELMSRMTNDIDNVSQTLLQTLQQLLNALLTIIGVLIMMFWISPLLAVISLVVIPIAGVIAGLIGKRAQGQFAQMWKATGELNSRVEEAYSGHALVKTFGRSRAVAQEFHERNEELRQATAKAQFVSGLIQPVMFLLGNANYAIIVLIGCLRVAKGQMPLGNVQAFIQYSRMFTQPITQIASMANLLQSGVASAERVFQVLDADELSTDAHGSLPATKGRVVFDHVRFSYNPDKPLITDLSLVAEPGQTIAVVGPTGAGKTTLVNLLMRFYEIDDGTITLDGVDISAVPRAELRSRLGMVLQDTWLFSGTIHDNIAYGCPEASEEDILNAARAAHVDHFVHTLPDGYDTIIDDDGSNVSVGQKQLITIARAFLAAPDLLILDEATSSVDTRTEMLVQEAMANLRKERTSFVIAHRLSTIRDADLILVMEHGDIVEQGGHSELLEHQGHYYELYQAQFAAASHE